From one Rhizobium sp. CIAT894 genomic stretch:
- a CDS encoding tripartite tricarboxylate transporter TctB family protein — MKSISFDSTNAICGALFVATGAFFAFQSLGLDLGTAIRMGPGYFPLVLACVLVFLGAIIFIQALRVEGEPVGALAWRGMIFILPAPVFFGLTVRGLGFAPALFVTAFIACFASQKMNLFSAIILSLLLTVFSVAVFSYGLGLPFERFGPWVRF, encoded by the coding sequence ATGAAATCCATCAGTTTCGATAGCACCAATGCGATCTGCGGCGCGCTTTTCGTCGCGACCGGCGCTTTTTTCGCCTTCCAGTCTCTGGGGCTCGACCTCGGTACGGCAATACGCATGGGGCCTGGCTACTTTCCGCTGGTGCTTGCCTGCGTGCTCGTGTTTCTCGGCGCGATCATCTTCATTCAGGCGCTGCGCGTCGAGGGGGAGCCGGTCGGCGCCTTGGCCTGGCGCGGCATGATCTTCATCCTGCCGGCGCCGGTCTTCTTCGGGCTGACGGTACGCGGGCTCGGATTTGCGCCGGCGTTGTTTGTCACCGCTTTCATCGCCTGTTTCGCATCGCAAAAGATGAACCTGTTCTCCGCGATCATCCTTTCGCTGCTGCTGACGGTCTTTTCCGTGGCGGTCTTCAGCTACGGGCTCGGCCTGCCGTTCGAGCGCTTCGGCCCCTGGGTCCGGTTCTAG
- a CDS encoding tripartite tricarboxylate transporter substrate-binding protein, with amino-acid sequence MKILKAMLGLTAAAAVSLLAGAASAQTYPERTITMVVPFAAGGPTDTVARLVAESMSKDLGQQIVVENVGGAGGTLGAGRVASADPDGYTILLHHIGMATSATLYRKLAYDTLGAFDYVGLVTEVPMTIVARKDFEPADLKGLIDYVKANKDKVTVANAGIGAASHLCGMMFMSAIQTPLTTVPYKGTGPAMTDLLGGQVDIMCDQTTNTTKQIQGGTIKAYAVTSPKRLDVLKDIPTAVEAGLPGFEVGIWHGIYTPKGTPAEINERLSKSLQVALKDPNVGARFAELGTAPSSDADATPAALKAKLESEIARWKPVIEAAGEYAD; translated from the coding sequence ATGAAAATCCTGAAGGCCATGCTCGGCCTGACCGCAGCTGCCGCGGTCTCTCTTCTCGCCGGTGCCGCTTCGGCGCAGACCTATCCGGAACGCACCATCACCATGGTCGTCCCGTTTGCGGCCGGCGGCCCGACCGATACGGTTGCGCGCCTCGTCGCCGAATCCATGTCGAAGGATCTCGGCCAGCAGATCGTCGTCGAAAATGTCGGCGGCGCCGGCGGTACGCTCGGCGCCGGCCGCGTGGCGAGCGCCGACCCCGATGGTTACACCATCCTGCTGCACCATATCGGCATGGCGACCAGCGCTACCCTCTACCGCAAGCTCGCCTACGACACGCTCGGCGCTTTCGATTATGTCGGCCTCGTCACCGAGGTGCCGATGACGATCGTCGCACGCAAGGACTTCGAGCCGGCCGACCTCAAGGGGCTGATCGATTATGTCAAGGCCAACAAGGACAAGGTGACGGTTGCCAATGCCGGCATCGGCGCGGCCTCGCATCTCTGCGGCATGATGTTCATGAGCGCCATCCAGACCCCGCTCACGACCGTTCCCTACAAGGGAACAGGCCCTGCTATGACCGATCTGCTCGGCGGCCAGGTCGATATCATGTGCGACCAGACCACCAATACGACGAAGCAGATCCAGGGCGGCACCATCAAGGCCTATGCCGTCACCTCGCCGAAGCGCCTCGACGTGCTGAAGGATATTCCGACGGCTGTCGAAGCCGGCCTGCCGGGCTTCGAAGTCGGCATATGGCATGGCATCTATACGCCGAAAGGCACGCCAGCTGAAATCAACGAACGTCTGTCGAAGTCGCTGCAGGTTGCGCTGAAAGACCCGAATGTCGGCGCCCGCTTCGCCGAACTCGGCACGGCGCCGTCCTCCGACGCCGATGCGACGCCGGCTGCTTTGAAAGCCAAGCTCGAAAGCGAGATCGCCCGCTGGAAGCCGGTGATCGAGGCTGCCGGGGAATATGCGGACTAG
- a CDS encoding sigma-54 dependent transcriptional regulator yields the protein MNDAKILLVDDEEELRRSTAQALELSGFSVETFSNGDHVLELIGYSFPGVVVSDIRMPGMDGMTLMQKIREIDPEVPVILVTGHGDVQLAVKAMREGAYDFIEKPFTPEMLAGVIRRAMERRGLVLENRLLKAVAGKRDDIEARLPGRTQVMVDLRYRIRAIGASDADTLIVGETGAGKEVVARALHDISARASRPFIAINCAALPANLIESELFGHEIGAFPGAVRPRYGKFEHGRGGTILLDEISSMPFDLQAKFLRVLQERVISRLGSNEIVALDVRFIATSKVDLEAEVAAGRFRADLFYRLNVATLHVPSLSQRRADVPLLFLQLVREAAARYGRDEMTVLPEVISDIAQRDWPGNVRELRNAADRLVLGLDNGGRQAEEATGLAERVAEFERGVIASALVAHGGSLKPVYESLGISRKTLYEKMQKYGLDKRMMITEG from the coding sequence ATGAATGATGCGAAGATCCTGCTTGTCGACGACGAGGAGGAACTGCGCCGCTCGACGGCGCAGGCGCTGGAGCTCTCCGGCTTCAGCGTCGAGACCTTTTCGAACGGCGATCACGTGCTTGAGCTGATCGGCTACAGTTTTCCCGGCGTCGTCGTCAGCGATATCCGCATGCCCGGCATGGACGGCATGACGCTGATGCAGAAGATCCGTGAGATCGATCCGGAGGTGCCGGTCATTCTCGTTACCGGCCACGGCGACGTGCAGCTTGCGGTGAAGGCGATGCGCGAAGGCGCCTATGATTTCATCGAGAAACCGTTCACGCCGGAGATGCTGGCCGGCGTCATCCGCCGGGCGATGGAGCGGCGCGGTCTCGTGCTCGAAAACCGGCTGCTGAAGGCAGTCGCCGGCAAACGCGACGACATCGAGGCGCGATTGCCGGGGCGCACCCAAGTGATGGTGGATCTGCGCTACCGCATCCGCGCGATCGGCGCCAGCGATGCCGATACGCTCATTGTCGGCGAGACCGGGGCCGGCAAGGAAGTGGTGGCGCGCGCGCTGCACGATATCAGTGCCCGGGCGAGCCGGCCGTTCATCGCGATCAATTGCGCCGCGCTGCCGGCAAACCTGATCGAGAGCGAGCTCTTCGGCCATGAGATCGGTGCCTTTCCGGGGGCGGTGAGACCGCGCTACGGAAAGTTCGAACATGGGCGCGGCGGCACCATCCTGCTCGACGAAATCAGCTCCATGCCCTTCGACCTGCAGGCGAAATTCCTGCGGGTGCTACAGGAGCGGGTGATCTCCAGGCTCGGATCGAACGAAATCGTGGCGCTCGACGTCCGCTTCATCGCGACGAGCAAAGTCGACCTGGAAGCGGAGGTGGCTGCAGGGCGCTTCCGCGCCGACCTCTTCTACCGGCTGAACGTCGCAACGCTGCATGTGCCGTCGCTGTCGCAGCGGCGGGCGGATGTTCCGCTGCTTTTCCTGCAGTTGGTGCGAGAAGCGGCTGCGCGCTACGGCCGCGACGAGATGACCGTGCTGCCGGAGGTGATCTCCGACATCGCCCAGCGCGACTGGCCCGGCAATGTGCGGGAACTGAGGAACGCTGCCGACCGCCTGGTCCTCGGCCTCGATAATGGCGGACGGCAGGCCGAGGAGGCGACGGGGCTTGCGGAGCGGGTCGCCGAATTCGAGCGAGGGGTCATCGCCAGTGCACTGGTCGCGCATGGTGGCAGCCTCAAACCGGTCTACGAGTCGCTCGGTATTTCCCGGAAGACGCTTTACGAAAAGATGCAGAAATACGGCCTGGATAAGCGGATGATGATCACCGAAGGTTAG
- a CDS encoding sensor histidine kinase, whose protein sequence is MPCWGVKAEGEEPDLSLRYRAIAALLLVPVIIFAFFTYGSAIATRAYMGEASAQAGTALRLAVSALSGHLNRYEALPALIADHDDIKELVSAPDDIALRDAANLYLKEINGLLKSSDIYVVKPDGETIAASNYDGPGSFVGQNFSYRPYFQDAIEGRQARFYALGTTSLKRGYYFAAPIRVDADIRGVIVFKVDIDMIESSWSGGEYKIFVSDPEGIIFMSGSPEWLYGAILPLTAERVARTQASRRYANARLTALPVTRQRFEPHELMTLAGERGSSEYLVLSHYMPAEDWTVNVLMETSSIRAQARTALAAVFLILCIAGLAVAVLRQRRARLAERMQLQADARNELERRVEERTADLARVNSRIEEEISERRLTEQQLRQTQADLIQAGKLAGLGQMSAALSHEFNQPLAAAKTYSDSASVLIDRGRTEEARDNIRRIGGLIDRMAAISRHLRNFARKPNEKLGPVPLEEAMRDTLEIIAWRLKAADAELRLDLGTRPPVVRAGSVRLQQVLVNVISNAADAVEGLDDRRIEVSAFEAAGKVVLTIRDHGPGVPAAIAERIFDPFFTTKGVGKGLGLGLSISYNIVKDFGGSLTAANHPEGGAVFRIELQSAAGLMPEAAE, encoded by the coding sequence ATGCCTTGCTGGGGAGTGAAGGCAGAAGGGGAGGAGCCGGATCTGTCTTTGCGATATCGTGCGATAGCGGCGCTGCTGCTGGTGCCGGTGATCATCTTCGCTTTCTTCACCTACGGAAGCGCGATCGCGACGCGTGCCTATATGGGGGAAGCTTCGGCGCAGGCAGGAACGGCACTGCGCCTTGCCGTCTCGGCGCTCAGCGGTCACCTCAACCGTTACGAGGCGCTACCGGCGCTGATTGCCGATCACGACGATATCAAGGAACTGGTCAGCGCGCCCGACGACATCGCCCTACGCGATGCCGCTAATCTCTATCTCAAGGAGATCAACGGGCTCTTGAAATCCTCCGACATTTATGTGGTCAAGCCGGACGGGGAGACGATCGCGGCGAGCAATTACGATGGACCGGGAAGCTTCGTCGGACAGAATTTCAGCTATAGGCCTTATTTTCAGGATGCGATCGAAGGCCGGCAGGCGCGGTTTTACGCGCTCGGCACAACCTCGCTGAAGCGTGGCTATTATTTCGCCGCGCCGATAAGGGTCGACGCGGATATTCGCGGTGTCATCGTCTTCAAGGTCGATATCGACATGATCGAATCGTCCTGGAGCGGCGGGGAATACAAGATCTTCGTCTCCGATCCGGAGGGCATCATCTTCATGTCCGGCAGCCCGGAATGGCTCTACGGCGCAATTCTGCCGCTGACGGCCGAGCGGGTTGCACGCACGCAAGCTTCGCGGCGCTATGCCAATGCCAGGCTGACGGCGCTGCCGGTGACCCGCCAGCGCTTTGAGCCGCACGAGTTGATGACGCTTGCCGGCGAGCGCGGCTCCAGCGAATATCTGGTGCTGTCGCACTACATGCCGGCCGAAGACTGGACGGTGAACGTGCTGATGGAGACGAGTTCCATCCGCGCGCAGGCGCGCACGGCGCTTGCGGCTGTCTTTCTGATCCTCTGCATTGCCGGGCTCGCGGTCGCGGTTCTGCGCCAGCGGCGGGCGCGGCTGGCGGAACGCATGCAACTGCAGGCCGACGCCCGCAACGAGCTTGAGCGGCGCGTCGAAGAACGTACGGCCGACCTTGCCCGCGTCAACAGCCGCATCGAAGAAGAGATATCAGAGCGGCGACTGACCGAGCAGCAGCTTCGCCAGACGCAGGCCGATCTCATCCAGGCGGGCAAGCTTGCCGGGCTTGGGCAGATGTCGGCTGCGCTTTCGCATGAATTCAACCAGCCGCTCGCCGCCGCCAAGACCTATTCCGACAGCGCTTCCGTTCTGATCGATCGCGGCCGGACGGAGGAGGCGCGCGATAATATAAGGCGGATCGGCGGGCTGATCGACCGCATGGCTGCGATCAGCCGGCATTTGCGCAACTTCGCCCGCAAACCGAACGAGAAGCTCGGGCCGGTTCCCCTCGAAGAGGCGATGCGCGACACGCTGGAGATCATCGCCTGGCGGCTGAAGGCGGCTGACGCCGAGCTCCGGCTCGATCTGGGGACCCGGCCGCCGGTGGTGCGCGCCGGCTCGGTGCGCCTGCAGCAGGTGCTGGTGAATGTGATTTCCAATGCGGCCGATGCGGTGGAAGGGCTGGATGACAGGCGTATCGAGGTTTCGGCCTTCGAGGCGGCCGGCAAGGTGGTGCTGACGATACGCGATCACGGGCCGGGCGTGCCGGCGGCAATCGCCGAGCGCATTTTCGATCCCTTCTTCACGACCAAGGGTGTCGGCAAGGGGCTCGGTTTGGGGCTTTCGATCTCCTACAACATCGTCAAGGATTTCGGCGGCAGCCTGACCGCCGCCAATCATCCCGAAGGCGGCGCGGTGTTCCGTATCGAGCTGCAATCGGCAGCAGGGCTGATGCCGGAGGCGGCGGAATGA
- a CDS encoding sulfite oxidase-like oxidoreductase, producing MSDDQTPADSKLTSSKRRWAAEGKFLTGRISRPDAERLPPGQHLVKNWPVLDLGQQPVVSTESWRLELRGLVETTLTLTWADFQAIEQSSNISDIHCVTTWSRYDNRWKGVSTRDLLDRAMPKPEAAYVMLTSYDGYTTNLPLADFAAEDAILATSWEGLPLTADHGGPMRLVVPHLYFWKSAKWLRRIELMPEDVAGFWEKNGYHMLGDPWREQRYSDD from the coding sequence ATGAGCGACGACCAGACACCCGCCGACAGCAAGCTCACCAGCTCCAAGCGCCGCTGGGCGGCAGAGGGCAAGTTCCTGACCGGCCGCATCAGCCGTCCCGACGCCGAGCGCCTGCCGCCCGGCCAGCATCTCGTCAAGAACTGGCCGGTGCTCGATCTCGGCCAGCAGCCCGTCGTTTCCACCGAAAGCTGGCGGCTTGAGCTGCGCGGCCTGGTTGAAACCACTCTTACCCTCACCTGGGCCGATTTCCAGGCGATCGAGCAGAGCAGCAATATCAGCGATATTCACTGCGTCACCACCTGGTCGCGCTACGACAACAGATGGAAGGGCGTTTCGACGCGCGATCTACTCGACCGCGCCATGCCGAAACCAGAAGCAGCTTACGTCATGCTGACGAGCTATGACGGCTATACCACCAACCTGCCGCTTGCCGATTTTGCCGCCGAGGACGCCATTCTCGCGACATCATGGGAGGGCCTGCCGCTGACGGCGGATCACGGCGGCCCGATGCGCCTCGTCGTGCCGCATCTCTATTTCTGGAAAAGCGCCAAATGGCTGCGTCGCATCGAGCTGATGCCCGAAGATGTGGCCGGTTTTTGGGAAAAGAACGGCTACCACATGCTTGGCGATCCGTGGCGCGAGCAGCGTTATTCCGACGACTGA
- a CDS encoding CbtA family protein, with amino-acid sequence MVGNLLLRGMLAGVIAGILVFAFAHTFGEPLVDAAIAFEEASAQAAGEAAEPEIVSRATQAGPGLFIGVMAYSIAVGGLFSLAFAFVHGRLSSLSPRGTSVVIAVAAFVAIVLVPGIKYPANPPAVGNPDTIGVRTELFFLMIVVSLAALIAAVALSRRLSERFGLWNGAIIAGVAYLIFIGLVLYLLPPINEVPENFSALVLWRFRTTTLAMHAILWAALGLAFGALAERQFAVKGGQRGRPARAFR; translated from the coding sequence ATGGTTGGAAATCTTCTGCTTCGCGGCATGCTCGCGGGCGTGATTGCTGGCATTCTCGTTTTTGCCTTTGCCCATACCTTCGGCGAACCGCTCGTCGATGCGGCGATCGCCTTCGAGGAGGCGAGCGCCCAGGCGGCCGGCGAAGCCGCCGAACCTGAGATCGTCAGCCGGGCCACGCAGGCCGGTCCCGGCCTCTTCATCGGCGTCATGGCTTACAGCATCGCCGTCGGCGGGCTTTTTTCGCTTGCCTTCGCTTTCGTGCATGGCCGCCTCAGCAGCCTTTCGCCGCGCGGCACCTCGGTCGTCATCGCCGTCGCCGCCTTCGTGGCGATCGTGCTCGTTCCCGGCATCAAGTATCCGGCCAACCCGCCGGCGGTCGGCAATCCCGACACGATCGGCGTCAGGACCGAGCTATTCTTCCTGATGATCGTCGTCTCGCTTGCCGCGCTGATCGCCGCGGTTGCGCTGTCGCGCCGTCTTTCAGAACGTTTCGGTCTCTGGAACGGCGCGATCATCGCCGGTGTTGCCTATCTCATCTTCATCGGCCTCGTTCTCTATCTCTTGCCGCCGATCAACGAGGTGCCGGAGAATTTCTCGGCGCTGGTGCTTTGGCGGTTCCGCACGACAACGCTCGCCATGCACGCGATCCTCTGGGCAGCGCTCGGCCTTGCCTTCGGAGCGCTGGCCGAAAGGCAGTTCGCCGTCAAGGGTGGGCAGCGCGGACGGCCGGCGAGGGCATTTCGCTGA
- a CDS encoding CbtB domain-containing protein — protein MSDTTFTPVAAPAPIPLGDILPWAIFGGLLMLIVLYFVGTEEGAMALFNGMYVHEFVHDARHLLGFPCH, from the coding sequence ATGTCTGACACCACTTTCACGCCCGTCGCGGCACCGGCGCCAATCCCGCTCGGAGATATCCTGCCCTGGGCGATCTTCGGCGGTCTGCTGATGCTCATCGTTCTCTATTTCGTCGGCACCGAGGAAGGCGCGATGGCGTTGTTCAACGGCATGTATGTGCACGAATTCGTGCATGACGCCCGTCATCTCCTCGGCTTTCCCTGCCACTAA
- a CDS encoding histidine phosphatase family protein has translation MNTRLTWICHGATAASRKGLFPLDEPLEEKAMAEAGRMAAPPRADRIVMSPALRARQTTEALRLEARIDQALCDCDHGRWAGRSITTIEAEEPEGLMAWMSDPEAAPHGGESIADLRTRIAGWMDEQSTLGGHVVAVTHASVIRAAIAHVLHAPLSSFWLVDVEPLAVIRMTSNGRRWSLRLQH, from the coding sequence GTGAACACGCGCCTCACCTGGATCTGCCACGGCGCAACGGCGGCAAGCCGCAAGGGCCTGTTCCCGCTCGACGAACCGCTGGAAGAAAAGGCCATGGCGGAAGCAGGCAGGATGGCCGCCCCTCCCCGCGCCGATCGTATCGTCATGAGCCCCGCTTTGCGCGCCCGCCAGACCACGGAAGCGCTCCGCCTCGAAGCCCGGATAGATCAGGCGCTTTGCGATTGCGACCACGGCCGCTGGGCCGGCAGATCGATCACAACGATTGAGGCCGAAGAGCCGGAGGGCCTCATGGCGTGGATGAGCGATCCGGAAGCTGCCCCGCACGGCGGCGAGAGCATTGCCGATCTGCGCACGCGCATCGCAGGCTGGATGGATGAGCAATCTACACTCGGCGGCCATGTCGTGGCCGTTACCCATGCATCCGTCATAAGAGCAGCCATCGCGCATGTGCTTCACGCACCGCTTTCCTCCTTCTGGCTCGTCGACGTCGAGCCACTCGCCGTCATTCGCATGACCAGCAACGGGCGGCGCTGGTCGTTGCGCCTTCAGCATTAG
- a CDS encoding bifunctional diguanylate cyclase/phosphodiesterase — protein sequence MPAFFQSRAGRQCVSIVVFGVTLWLLGALLHFDDGLVTFMIGFSEYGADKLVLALGVAGAMSFIYSVLRIADLRKEMDLRDAAQAKADWTATHDHLTKLPNRYAFERKLLSRPILDEEAEIENWARNVTIFSVDLDGFKKVNDLVGHKGGDGLLIEVAKRICALGNADCVYRFGGDEFIIVAFGLTAQREEHFAKLLIQAVTRPILIDGFAVEVGASVGYDRWAEGAEPLEDAAHRADLAMYEAKSRGPNHSLVFEASMQDKVTERAALETSLRAAISKKAIKPFYQPLIDLKTGQLCGFEALARWIGDDGVNIPPPVFIDIAEETGMITALFEDLLAQACSDALGWPEHVTLSFNVSPVQMEDRLLASRILKVLSASRLPPQRLEVEITENALIQDPAVAAVVLDELHAAGIQIALDDFGTGYSSLAQLARYRFDKIKIDKSFVATYRDDERQEKIVRAMLGLGRSLNIKTTAEGVEEHGQLAFLLQLGCDIGQGYLFGKAMPAAEASIFISDRNASLASTA from the coding sequence ATGCCGGCGTTTTTCCAAAGCAGGGCCGGACGGCAATGTGTGTCGATTGTGGTGTTCGGAGTAACCCTCTGGCTCCTCGGCGCGCTGTTGCACTTCGACGACGGCCTCGTCACCTTCATGATCGGTTTCAGTGAGTACGGCGCCGACAAGCTCGTCCTGGCCCTCGGCGTCGCCGGCGCCATGAGTTTCATCTATTCGGTGCTGCGCATCGCCGACCTGCGCAAGGAAATGGACCTGCGCGACGCCGCTCAGGCGAAGGCCGATTGGACCGCGACCCACGACCATCTGACCAAACTGCCGAACCGCTACGCCTTCGAGCGCAAGCTCCTCTCGCGGCCGATCCTGGATGAGGAAGCCGAGATCGAGAATTGGGCTCGCAACGTTACTATCTTTTCCGTCGACCTCGACGGTTTCAAGAAAGTCAACGATCTCGTTGGCCACAAGGGCGGCGATGGCCTGCTGATCGAGGTCGCAAAACGTATCTGCGCGCTCGGCAATGCCGATTGCGTCTATCGCTTCGGCGGTGACGAATTCATCATCGTCGCCTTCGGCCTGACCGCACAGCGCGAAGAGCATTTTGCCAAGCTTTTGATCCAGGCCGTCACCCGGCCGATCCTTATCGACGGCTTTGCTGTCGAAGTCGGCGCCAGCGTCGGCTACGACCGCTGGGCCGAGGGAGCCGAGCCGCTTGAGGATGCCGCTCACCGCGCCGACCTTGCCATGTACGAGGCGAAATCGCGCGGGCCCAATCACTCTCTCGTCTTCGAAGCCTCGATGCAGGACAAGGTGACGGAACGCGCCGCGCTGGAAACCAGCCTGCGCGCGGCAATCTCCAAGAAGGCGATCAAACCCTTCTATCAGCCGCTGATCGACCTGAAGACCGGCCAGCTCTGCGGCTTCGAAGCCTTGGCGCGCTGGATCGGCGACGACGGCGTCAACATCCCGCCGCCCGTCTTCATCGACATTGCCGAAGAAACCGGCATGATCACCGCCCTCTTCGAGGATCTGCTTGCCCAGGCCTGCAGCGACGCGCTCGGCTGGCCGGAGCACGTAACTCTGTCCTTCAATGTCTCGCCGGTGCAGATGGAAGACAGGCTGCTCGCCTCCCGTATCCTCAAAGTGCTCTCGGCGAGCCGGCTGCCGCCGCAGCGCCTGGAAGTCGAGATCACCGAAAATGCACTGATCCAGGATCCGGCCGTCGCCGCCGTCGTCCTCGACGAGCTGCATGCCGCCGGCATCCAGATCGCGCTCGACGATTTCGGTACGGGCTATTCGAGTCTTGCCCAGCTCGCGCGTTATCGTTTCGACAAGATCAAGATCGACAAAAGTTTCGTCGCCACCTATCGCGACGACGAAAGGCAGGAAAAGATCGTCCGCGCCATGCTCGGCCTCGGCAGGAGCCTCAACATCAAGACGACTGCCGAAGGCGTCGAGGAGCACGGCCAACTCGCCTTCCTGCTGCAGCTCGGCTGCGATATCGGCCAGGGTTATCTTTTCGGCAAGGCGATGCCCGCCGCCGAGGCGAGCATCTTCATCAGCGATCGCAATGCCAGTCTGGCCTCAACGGCCTGA
- a CDS encoding inorganic phosphate transporter has protein sequence MADIAPSQVHSDTSHPLHSSNSAGKWFLPLFALVLVCGLGYVAYALGRDLTTAAAVPWILLGLALLIALGFEFVNGFHDTANAVATVIYTRSMPAEFAVIWSGFFNFLGVLTSSGAVAFGILALLPVELILQVGSGSGLAMVFALLIAAIVWNLGTWYLGLPSSSSHTLVGSIIGVGLANQFLAPAGTATSGVDWSQATNIGLSLLISPLIGFGLSAVLLLVMKVLIRSKALYDEPKGNQPPPLWIRAILIFTCTGVSFAHGSNDGQKGMGLIMLILIGLVPTAFALNRTPDVNYLEAYKAASAQVETALGKYVKPGVTVTDYKAEVSNAVKNKSWTDAATPALQQYIHQTSAEVAGFPTLEAVPTNLVGNVRNDIYLIGEALKLIDKQKLLPMDAGDLTAVTNYHKAVDNATKFIPLWVKVAVAIALGLGTMVGWKRIVVTVGEKIGKTHLTYGQGAAAEVVAMVTIASADHLGLPVSTTHVLSSGVAGTMAANGSGLQWSTVRNMLMAWVLTLPASIAIAFVLFVILRQLF, from the coding sequence ATGGCCGATATTGCCCCCAGCCAGGTTCATAGCGATACGTCCCACCCGCTCCACAGTTCGAATTCTGCCGGCAAATGGTTCTTGCCGCTCTTCGCGCTCGTTCTGGTCTGTGGCCTTGGATATGTCGCCTATGCGCTCGGACGCGACCTGACAACAGCCGCTGCCGTTCCCTGGATTCTCTTAGGTCTTGCGCTGCTGATCGCGCTCGGCTTCGAGTTCGTCAACGGTTTCCACGATACGGCCAATGCCGTCGCCACCGTCATCTACACTCGTTCCATGCCGGCGGAATTCGCCGTCATCTGGTCGGGCTTCTTCAACTTTCTCGGGGTGCTGACCTCAAGCGGCGCCGTTGCCTTCGGCATTCTGGCGCTGCTGCCGGTGGAGCTGATCCTGCAGGTCGGCTCCGGTTCCGGCCTTGCCATGGTCTTTGCGCTGCTGATCGCGGCGATCGTCTGGAACCTCGGCACCTGGTATCTCGGCCTGCCGTCGTCGAGCTCACATACGCTGGTGGGATCGATCATCGGCGTCGGTCTCGCGAACCAGTTCCTGGCGCCGGCGGGAACCGCCACGAGCGGCGTCGACTGGTCGCAGGCGACCAATATCGGCCTGTCGCTGCTGATCTCGCCGCTGATCGGTTTCGGTCTTTCGGCCGTTCTTCTGCTGGTCATGAAGGTTCTGATCCGCAGCAAGGCGCTCTATGACGAGCCGAAGGGCAACCAGCCGCCGCCGCTCTGGATCCGCGCGATCCTGATCTTCACCTGCACCGGCGTCAGCTTCGCCCACGGCTCCAACGACGGCCAGAAGGGCATGGGCCTCATCATGCTCATCCTGATCGGCCTGGTGCCGACCGCCTTCGCGCTGAACCGCACGCCCGACGTCAACTATCTCGAAGCCTACAAGGCGGCCTCGGCCCAGGTGGAGACCGCGCTCGGCAAATATGTGAAGCCCGGCGTGACCGTCACCGACTACAAGGCCGAGGTCAGCAACGCCGTCAAGAACAAGAGCTGGACGGATGCGGCGACACCGGCCCTGCAGCAATATATCCATCAGACGAGCGCCGAAGTCGCCGGCTTCCCGACACTCGAAGCGGTGCCGACCAACCTCGTGGGCAACGTCCGCAATGACATCTATCTGATCGGCGAGGCGCTGAAGCTGATCGACAAGCAGAAGCTGCTGCCGATGGACGCCGGCGATTTGACGGCGGTGACGAACTACCACAAGGCGGTCGACAACGCGACGAAGTTCATCCCGCTCTGGGTGAAGGTGGCGGTCGCGATCGCGCTCGGCCTCGGCACGATGGTGGGCTGGAAGCGCATCGTCGTCACCGTCGGCGAAAAGATCGGCAAGACGCATCTGACCTACGGGCAGGGCGCGGCAGCCGAAGTCGTGGCGATGGTAACAATCGCCTCGGCCGATCATCTCGGCCTGCCGGTCTCGACCACGCATGTGCTGTCGTCAGGCGTCGCCGGCACCATGGCGGCGAACGGTTCCGGCCTGCAATGGTCGACCGTGCGCAACATGCTGATGGCCTGGGTGCTGACGCTGCCGGCTTCGATCGCGATCGCCTTCGTGCTCTTCGTGATCCTGCGCCAGCTATTCTAA